CCATTCCGGCGATTCTGGTGAGTGGGGATACCGACCCGCAACGGCTCATCGAGGCTTCGGCGCGCGCCTGGCCCCTGCTGCACAAACCGGTGGATGCCCAGTTGCTGCGACGGACGATCGAGCAAGTCCTTGATGCTGCGGGCAACGGGGTTGGGTAGCTTGCGACGGGTTGCACTCAGGCGGGTTTGCCCAGCAGTCCGCCGCGACGCGCCAGCGAGGCCGCTTGCGTTCGATTGAGTGCGCCCAGCGCGCCAAGTACCGCCGACACATGCGCCTTGACGGTCTTTTCGGTCATCCCCAGTCGAGCAGCGATCTCACCGTTGCGCAAACCGTCGCAGACCAACACGAGCACCTCGCGCTGACGCGGCGTCAATGTCGCCAGCCGTTTTGCCACCGACATGTCGTCATCCTGAGCGTCGCCCCCGCCTCCCGAGCGCTCGCCATCGTCAACCGCCAGATCCCCCGCGTCCTGCCAGGGCGACAGATAGCGCTCGCCGCGCAAAACGGTCTGCAGGGCATCGAGCAGTGTCCGGCTGTCGGCCGACTTGTGGACAAAACCATGGGCACCGGCCGCGAACGCCGAACGCACATCCTGCCGGTCTTCGGAAGCGGAAATCACGAGCAGGCGCAGATCGGGGCGCACGGCACGAAGGCGCCCGAGCAGCGCGGCGCCGGCCAAGTCCGGTAAATAGTAGTCCGCCATGACGGCGCGCACGTCGGGGCGTGCGTCCAGTGCAGCGACCGCCTGCGCACCGCCGGCAAATGCTTCGAAATCCAGTTCCGGCGCGGCCGCACACAGCGCGAGCAGCAAGCCTTCGCGAAACATCGCATGGTCATCGATCAGGAAAACGGTCGGCACTTTGGGGGGCGCTCACGGGCGTAGCGGGGGTTGGCGGTGCGGCCGATTATGTCGCATTACTGACCAAAAGTCGTGATTTCGCTTCCGAGCGAACGCCACGATTCTCGCCAGCCGCCAACATCGCGCCCGGAAGGGGTGCATACGCCGTCCGACAGAAATGCGAAAGGTCAGGAAAATCCCGATGCCCCTGACGGGCATTACGGATTGCGCAATCGATTACGAGATGTTTAAGATGTTCGAGACCTCGCGGCGTCAGCGATCCTCAAGAGATGGCCGCCGACGGGGCGTCATTACTCGAATATTGGAGACAAGACATGCCCAGCCTCACCGGCCACCTGCGCCGTGCGATTGCCGTCGCCGCTTCCTGCGCCTTCACCGCCCTCGCCGTCGTCCCGCCCTCGGTCCATGCTGCCCCGGCCGCCATCTCAGACGGCGTGGTGAAGATCGGCGTGCTGACCGACCTGTCCGGCGTGTCGAGCGACAACGCGGGCAAGGGCAGCGTACTGGCCGCCACCATGGCCATCGACGACTTCTCGCGCGACCATAAAGTGCTGGGCGCACCGATCGAATTGATCTCCGCCGATTCGCAGGGCAAAACCGATACCGGCGCGACCATCGCTCGCGAGTGGTACGACCGGGGCAAGGTCGACATGATTACCGATCTCACGTTCTCGAACGTCGCCCTTGCGGTCGATCGCATTGCCGACGAAAAGAAAAAGATCGCGCTCGTGACCGGCGCCGGGTCGTCCGCCATCAGCAACGAACAATGCACGGCGCATAGCGTGCAATGGATGTACGACACTTACGCGCTCGCGAATTCGACCTCGCAGGCGCTGCTGCGTCGCGGCCTCAAGTCGTGGTACTTCATCACCGCCGACTACGCGTTCGGTCAGGCGCTGGAGAAGGACGCCAGCGAAATTCTCACGCGTCAGGGCGGCAAGGTCGTCGGCTCGGTAAAGCACCCGGTGAACTCGCCCGATATGTCGTCGTATCTGCTGCGCGCGCAGACGTCCGGCGCACAGGTCATTGCGTTGGCGAACTCGGGCACGGACACGCTCAACACCGTCAAGCAGGCGTCGCAGTTCAACATGATTCAGGGGGGCAAGCAGGTCTTCACACCGCTGCTGTCGTTGATCACGGAAGTCCATGGCATGGGCTTGAAGAACGCGCAAGGCATGATCCTCACCAACGGCTTCTACTGGGATCAGGACGAGCGCTCGCGCGCCTTCGCGCAGCGCTTCCATGCGCAGCACAAGAAGATGCCGACGATGATGCAGGCCGCCGTCTATTCCGCGGTGCTCAACTATCTGAAGGCCGTGCAGGCCGCCGGTACCGATGACGCCGACGCCGTCATGGCTAGGCTCAAGTCGATGAAGATCGACGATCCGGTGATCCGCAACGGCCAGATTCGCGCCGACGGCAAGCTGGTCCACGACATGCTGCTGGTGCAAGTCAAGACACCGGCCGAGTCGAAGTCGGAATGGGATCTGTACAAGATCATGGAGACGATTCCGGCCGACAAGGCGTTTGCCCCATTGGCCGAATCCAAGTGTTCGCTGGTGAAGAAGTAAGCCGCGCCCTCAGCGCTTGAGATCGGTGGCAGACGCACTGGGCGTCTCGCCACCGTCGGTGGCTGCGCTCG
This window of the Pandoraea fibrosis genome carries:
- a CDS encoding response regulator — protein: MPTVFLIDDHAMFREGLLLALCAAAPELDFEAFAGGAQAVAALDARPDVRAVMADYYLPDLAGAALLGRLRAVRPDLRLLVISASEDRQDVRSAFAAGAHGFVHKSADSRTLLDALQTVLRGERYLSPWQDAGDLAVDDGERSGGGGDAQDDDMSVAKRLATLTPRQREVLVLVCDGLRNGEIAARLGMTEKTVKAHVSAVLGALGALNRTQAASLARRGGLLGKPA
- a CDS encoding ABC transporter substrate-binding protein, with product MPSLTGHLRRAIAVAASCAFTALAVVPPSVHAAPAAISDGVVKIGVLTDLSGVSSDNAGKGSVLAATMAIDDFSRDHKVLGAPIELISADSQGKTDTGATIAREWYDRGKVDMITDLTFSNVALAVDRIADEKKKIALVTGAGSSAISNEQCTAHSVQWMYDTYALANSTSQALLRRGLKSWYFITADYAFGQALEKDASEILTRQGGKVVGSVKHPVNSPDMSSYLLRAQTSGAQVIALANSGTDTLNTVKQASQFNMIQGGKQVFTPLLSLITEVHGMGLKNAQGMILTNGFYWDQDERSRAFAQRFHAQHKKMPTMMQAAVYSAVLNYLKAVQAAGTDDADAVMARLKSMKIDDPVIRNGQIRADGKLVHDMLLVQVKTPAESKSEWDLYKIMETIPADKAFAPLAESKCSLVKK